Proteins encoded by one window of Antechinus flavipes isolate AdamAnt ecotype Samford, QLD, Australia chromosome 4, AdamAnt_v2, whole genome shotgun sequence:
- the CCDC92B gene encoding coiled-coil domain containing 92B has protein sequence METMSLEHQIQSVQRHIAFLKKEQMELLRDLHLEILRLQKHCSELTRDLETKESQSDQQEEASRQLEAKCRALEEQLAARERGNGELRRELRQRDALVWALRSSLRSKERRFLEELRRRSHRATVLGTELQKQSEAAAYLAFQLHAARQKLHGPPRAVPGPGPAAVGGAAASGGAAPAGGSRDRAPQPDGGRARKRGPRARRPPPPLSLLPEPCVLGGARDWAAWELGCRLDEAEPEPMPDPALFLNARRPPRPKTRDSAPPTCASPRKPPPREPPDATAPTQPRSCKSPPGRRPAAPSPDSTVDLE, from the exons ATGGAGACTATGTCCCTGGAGCACCAGATCCAGAGTGTTCAGCGGCACATTGCCTTCTTGAAGAAGGAGCAGATGGAGCTGCTGCGAGATCTGCACCTGGAGATTCTGCGCCTGCAGAAGCACTGCTCAG aaCTAACTCGTGACCTGGAAACCAAAGAGTCACAGTCAGACCAGCAAG AGGAGGCGTCGCGGCAGCTGGAGGCCAAGTGCCGGGCGCTGGAGGAGCAGCTGGCGGCGCGGGAGCGAGGCAACGGCGAGCTCCGGCGGGAGCTGCGGCAGCGGGACGCGCTGGTGTGGGCGCTGCGCTCCAGCCTGCGCAGCAAGGAGCGCCGCTTCCTGGAGGAGCTGCGCCGCCGCAGCCACCGGGCCACCGTGCTGGGCACCGAGCTGCAGAAGCAGAGCGAGGCGGCCGCCTACCTGGCCTTCCAGCTGCACGCGGCCCGGCAGAAGCTGCACGGGCCGCCCCGCGCCGTCCCCGGCCCCGGCCCGGCCGCCGTCGGGGGCGCCGCAGCTTCCGGGGGGGCGGCCCCCGCGGGAGGAAGCCGGGACCGCGCTCCGCAGCCCGACGGCGGCCGGGCCAGGAAACGCGGCCCCCGCGCCCGCCGGCCGCCCCCGCCCTTGTCGCTGCTCCCCGAACCGTGCGTCCTGGGCGGCGCCAGGGACTGGGCTGCCTGGGAGCTGGGCTGCAGGCTGGACGAGGCCGAGCCCGAACCCATGCCCGACCCCGCCCTCTTCCTCAACGCCCGCAGACCTCCGCGACCCAAGACCCGGGACAGCGCCCCCCCAACCTGCGCCAGTCCCCGCAAGCCCCCGCCCCGGGAGCCCCCCGATGCCACCGCCCCCACCCAGCCCCGCTCCTGCAAGAGTCCGCCCGGGCGGCGGCCGGCCGCCCCCAGCCCCGATAGCACTGTCGACCTAGAGTAG